A genome region from Gigantopelta aegis isolate Gae_Host chromosome 3, Gae_host_genome, whole genome shotgun sequence includes the following:
- the LOC121367565 gene encoding serine/threonine-protein phosphatase 4 catalytic subunit isoform X1, translated as MNHEVPTPDKMSDMSDLDRQIEQLRRCEVIKESEVKALCAKAREILVEESNVQRVDSPVTVCGDIHGQFYDLKELFKVGGDVPDTNYLFMGDFVDRGFYSAETFLLLLALKVRYPDRITLIRGNHESRQITQVYGFYDECLRKYGSITVWRYCTEIFDYLSLSAIIDGKLFCVHGGLSPSIQTMDQIRAIDRKQEVPHDGPMCDLLWSDPEDMQGWGVSPRGAGYLFGSDVVAQFNLANDIDLICRAHQLVMEGYKWHFNETVLTVWSAPNYCYRCGNVAAILELDEHLQRDFTIFEAAPQETRGIPSKKPQPDYFL; from the exons ACAAAATGAGTGACATGAGTGATTTAGACAG GCAAATTGAGCAGCTTCGACGGTGTGAAGTTATTAAAGAAAGTGAAGTAAAAGCCCTATGTGCAAAAGCTCGTGAAATTCTTGTTGAAGAGAGCAATGTACAGAGAGTTGATTCTCCTGTAACG GTTTGTGGTGATATACATGGACAGTTTTATGATTTAAAAGAATTGTTCAAAGTGGGCGGTGATGTTCCCGACACAAATTACTTGTTCATGGGAGATTTTGTAGACCGAGGCTTTTACAGTGCGGAGACGTTCTTGCTGCTGTTAGCTCTGAAG GTTCGATATCCAGATAGAATCACATTAATTCGAGGAAATCATGAAAGTCGACAAATCACACAAGTGTACGGATTTTACGACGAATGTCTTAGAAAATACGGCTCTATCACAGTCTGGCGATACTGTACAGAAATATTTGATTACCTCAGTTTATCAGCAATCATAGATGGCAAG CTGTTCTGTGTTCATGGAGGATTATCACCCTCCATTCAAACAATGGACCAAATCCGTGCCATAGATAGGAAGCAGGAAGTCCCTCACGACGGCCCCATGTGTGACTTGCTATGGTCTGACCCAGAAG ATATGCAGGGCTGGGGAGTGAGTCCAAGGGGAGCAGGGTATTTGTTTGGCAGTGACGTGGTGGCTCAGTTCAACCTGGCTAATGACATTGATCTTATATGTCGAGCTCACCAGCTAGTCATGGAAGGCTACAAGTGGCACTTCAATGAAACTGTACTCACTGTCTGGTCGGCCCCAAACTACTGTTACAG ATGTGGAAATGTAGCAGCAATTTTAGAGCTAGATGAACATTTACAGCGAGATTTCACTATATTTGAGGCAGCACCACAG GAGACGAGGGGTATACCATCCAAGAAACCTCAACCTGACTACTTTCTCTAG
- the LOC121367565 gene encoding serine/threonine-protein phosphatase 4 catalytic subunit isoform X2 yields the protein MSDMSDLDRQIEQLRRCEVIKESEVKALCAKAREILVEESNVQRVDSPVTVCGDIHGQFYDLKELFKVGGDVPDTNYLFMGDFVDRGFYSAETFLLLLALKVRYPDRITLIRGNHESRQITQVYGFYDECLRKYGSITVWRYCTEIFDYLSLSAIIDGKLFCVHGGLSPSIQTMDQIRAIDRKQEVPHDGPMCDLLWSDPEDMQGWGVSPRGAGYLFGSDVVAQFNLANDIDLICRAHQLVMEGYKWHFNETVLTVWSAPNYCYRCGNVAAILELDEHLQRDFTIFEAAPQETRGIPSKKPQPDYFL from the exons ATGAGTGACATGAGTGATTTAGACAG GCAAATTGAGCAGCTTCGACGGTGTGAAGTTATTAAAGAAAGTGAAGTAAAAGCCCTATGTGCAAAAGCTCGTGAAATTCTTGTTGAAGAGAGCAATGTACAGAGAGTTGATTCTCCTGTAACG GTTTGTGGTGATATACATGGACAGTTTTATGATTTAAAAGAATTGTTCAAAGTGGGCGGTGATGTTCCCGACACAAATTACTTGTTCATGGGAGATTTTGTAGACCGAGGCTTTTACAGTGCGGAGACGTTCTTGCTGCTGTTAGCTCTGAAG GTTCGATATCCAGATAGAATCACATTAATTCGAGGAAATCATGAAAGTCGACAAATCACACAAGTGTACGGATTTTACGACGAATGTCTTAGAAAATACGGCTCTATCACAGTCTGGCGATACTGTACAGAAATATTTGATTACCTCAGTTTATCAGCAATCATAGATGGCAAG CTGTTCTGTGTTCATGGAGGATTATCACCCTCCATTCAAACAATGGACCAAATCCGTGCCATAGATAGGAAGCAGGAAGTCCCTCACGACGGCCCCATGTGTGACTTGCTATGGTCTGACCCAGAAG ATATGCAGGGCTGGGGAGTGAGTCCAAGGGGAGCAGGGTATTTGTTTGGCAGTGACGTGGTGGCTCAGTTCAACCTGGCTAATGACATTGATCTTATATGTCGAGCTCACCAGCTAGTCATGGAAGGCTACAAGTGGCACTTCAATGAAACTGTACTCACTGTCTGGTCGGCCCCAAACTACTGTTACAG ATGTGGAAATGTAGCAGCAATTTTAGAGCTAGATGAACATTTACAGCGAGATTTCACTATATTTGAGGCAGCACCACAG GAGACGAGGGGTATACCATCCAAGAAACCTCAACCTGACTACTTTCTCTAG